A region of Chrysiogenia bacterium DNA encodes the following proteins:
- a CDS encoding HAD-IA family hydrolase, with amino-acid sequence MRDYDLIIFDFDGTLADSREGIVATVNHALEATGYAAAEAEAIFRLVGLPLDEVFARLFADLGLQGDPGPAVQAYRSGWVEVGHARITLFPGIAELLAELQTRGRPMALATGKSLKGVERSIKHFDLGGYFSAVATTDTVPRGKPFPDMVEKILGELGVAPGRTLMVGDTTYDLDMAHAAGAHSLAVSYGGHSRAELERASPKFLVESPEELAALLLEK; translated from the coding sequence GTGCGTGACTATGACCTGATCATCTTCGATTTCGATGGCACCCTGGCCGACAGCCGCGAAGGCATCGTCGCCACCGTGAACCACGCGCTCGAGGCGACCGGCTACGCGGCGGCGGAGGCCGAGGCGATCTTCCGCCTGGTAGGCCTGCCGCTCGACGAGGTCTTCGCGCGCCTCTTTGCCGATCTGGGGCTCCAGGGAGATCCAGGACCCGCGGTGCAGGCCTACCGGAGCGGCTGGGTGGAGGTGGGCCACGCGCGCATCACGCTCTTTCCCGGAATTGCCGAGCTGCTCGCCGAGCTGCAGACGCGCGGGCGTCCGATGGCGCTCGCCACCGGCAAGAGCCTCAAGGGCGTCGAGCGTTCGATCAAGCACTTCGACCTGGGGGGCTACTTCAGCGCCGTCGCGACGACCGACACGGTGCCGCGCGGCAAACCCTTTCCCGACATGGTGGAGAAGATTCTTGGCGAGCTGGGCGTTGCGCCGGGGCGCACGCTCATGGTCGGCGACACGACCTACGACCTCGACATGGCCCACGCTGCCGGGGCCCACTCCCTGGCCGTGAGCTACGGCGGCCACTCGCGCGCCGAGCTCGAGCGTGCCTCGCCAAAATTCCTCGTAGAGAGCCCCGAAGAACTCGCGGCGCTGCTTCTCGAAAAGTGA
- a CDS encoding ribonuclease HII, producing the protein MALDHDIEATLRRAGYVRIAGLDEAGRGPLAGPVVAAAVIFPEGHAPIAGIDDSKKIKEARREELFEQICASASWAIAEVSAAEIDEMNILRASLEAMRRAMAEISPDYLLIDGNQPVPCEVRQESLVKGDSRCYSIAAASILAKVHRDRLLVELDAQFPHYGFAGHKGYPTKSHREAIARHGPCPEHRRTFRGVKEFL; encoded by the coding sequence ATGGCCCTCGATCATGACATTGAAGCAACGCTGCGGCGCGCGGGATACGTGCGCATCGCGGGCCTGGACGAAGCCGGGCGCGGCCCGCTGGCAGGGCCCGTGGTCGCCGCGGCCGTGATTTTTCCCGAAGGCCACGCCCCCATTGCCGGAATCGATGACTCCAAGAAGATCAAGGAAGCCCGGCGCGAGGAACTCTTCGAGCAAATCTGCGCGAGTGCGAGCTGGGCCATCGCCGAGGTGAGCGCCGCCGAGATCGACGAGATGAACATCCTGCGCGCTTCGCTGGAGGCCATGCGCCGCGCGATGGCGGAGATTTCTCCCGATTACCTGCTCATCGACGGCAATCAGCCCGTCCCCTGCGAGGTAAGGCAAGAGTCGCTCGTCAAAGGCGACTCACGCTGTTACTCCATCGCGGCCGCCTCCATTCTTGCCAAGGTCCACCGTGACCGGCTGCTCGTCGAACTCGATGCACAGTTTCCCCACTACGGCTTTGCCGGGCACAAGGGATATCCGACCAAAAGCCACCGCGAGGCCATCGCCCGCCACGGCCCCTGCCCCGAGCACCGGCGCACTTTTCGCGGCGTGAAGGAATTTCTCTAG
- a CDS encoding YraN family protein — MLFSRKQSGDAAEEAAEKALKKRGCRTIARNYSSREGEIDLIMREGQTLVFVEVRAKRSEKFGSPAESVTQAKQRRITRTAEHYLANEGAKYRQCPLRFDVVSIRLDEAGKPVEIEHIPDAFGAPGGGW; from the coding sequence GTGCTCTTCTCGCGAAAGCAGAGCGGCGATGCCGCCGAAGAGGCGGCCGAGAAGGCTCTCAAGAAACGTGGCTGCCGCACAATTGCGCGCAACTACAGCTCGCGCGAAGGAGAGATCGACCTCATCATGCGCGAGGGGCAAACCCTCGTCTTCGTCGAAGTGCGTGCCAAGCGCTCCGAGAAGTTCGGCAGCCCCGCCGAGTCCGTCACGCAGGCCAAGCAACGGCGCATCACCCGCACGGCCGAGCACTACCTGGCCAATGAGGGCGCAAAATATCGCCAGTGCCCGCTGCGCTTCGATGTGGTGAGCATCCGCCTGGATGAGGCCGGCAAACCGGTCGAGATCGAACACATTCCCGATGCTTTCGGTGCGCCCGGCGGCGGCTGGTAA